In the bacterium genome, one interval contains:
- a CDS encoding efflux RND transporter periplasmic adaptor subunit — translation MSRSLPRIRGGAALLVLWGASGCDSPATSARTVSGPPPVHVELAAVQQTAIRDTVDLVGQLDAEESVVLKPETSGVVATVSFEDGDAAQAGQVLLQLRDGEQRARLHEAAAQLKLAEDELARTRALAARQTVSAAELDRAFATAEAARARRDLAQVELDRMTIRAPFDGLLGARQVSPGDRVSKTTALVRIDAVDRLRLLFSVPELAVTAMRVGSPVALSVAAYPEERFAGEVYFVAPALDVASRRLPLRAWIGNEDHRLRPGMFANIRLEVARRDDALVIPEAALAYDADGPFVWRVGAGDAAQRVPVAIGIRQAGQVEVTNGLAAGDHVVAAGTHKVAPGAVVRDVPPPPPAAATSPGGGAAE, via the coding sequence GTGTCGCGTTCCCTTCCGAGGATCCGCGGCGGCGCCGCGCTGCTGGTGCTGTGGGGCGCCAGCGGCTGCGATTCCCCGGCGACGTCGGCGCGCACCGTCTCCGGCCCGCCGCCGGTGCACGTCGAGTTGGCCGCGGTCCAGCAGACGGCGATCCGCGACACCGTCGACCTCGTCGGCCAGCTCGACGCCGAGGAATCCGTGGTGCTGAAGCCCGAGACCTCCGGCGTCGTCGCGACGGTCTCGTTCGAGGACGGCGACGCGGCGCAGGCCGGCCAGGTGCTGCTGCAGCTCCGCGACGGCGAGCAGCGGGCCCGCCTGCACGAGGCGGCGGCGCAACTGAAGCTGGCGGAGGACGAGCTCGCCCGCACGCGCGCGCTGGCCGCGCGGCAGACCGTGTCCGCCGCCGAGCTCGACCGCGCCTTCGCCACCGCCGAGGCGGCGCGCGCCCGCCGCGACCTGGCGCAGGTCGAGCTCGACCGCATGACCATCCGCGCGCCGTTCGACGGCCTGCTCGGCGCCCGCCAGGTCTCGCCCGGCGACCGGGTGAGCAAGACGACGGCGCTGGTGCGCATCGATGCCGTCGACCGCCTGCGCCTGCTCTTCAGCGTGCCCGAGCTGGCGGTGACCGCGATGCGCGTCGGCTCGCCGGTGGCGCTGTCGGTCGCCGCCTATCCCGAGGAGCGCTTTGCCGGCGAGGTGTATTTCGTCGCGCCGGCGCTCGACGTCGCCAGCCGCCGGCTGCCGCTGCGGGCGTGGATCGGCAACGAGGACCATCGCCTCCGCCCCGGCATGTTCGCCAACATCCGCCTCGAGGTGGCGCGGCGCGACGACGCGCTGGTGATTCCGGAAGCGGCGCTCGCCTACGACGCCGACGGGCCGTTCGTCTGGCGCGTCGGCGCCGGCGACGCCGCGCAGCGCGTCCCGGTGGCGATCGGCATCCGCCAGGCGGGGCAGGTCGAGGTGACGAACGGGCTCGCCGCCGGCGACCACGTCGTCGCCGCCGGCACCCACAAGGTCGCGCCCGGCGCCGTCGTCCGCGACGTGCCACCGCCGCCGCCCGCGGCGGCGACGTCGCCCGGCGGCGGAGCGGCCGAGTGA
- the ptsP gene encoding phosphoenolpyruvate--protein phosphotransferase, translating to MERALTEESSRRIDPRGRGRGRGLLLLEAIGTLIGDSGDLRGTLERIVALVAERLDMEVCSIYRYDAEAKRLHMVVTRGLDPGSVAAVSMGIDEGLTGFAIQKGEPVMAIDALAHPRYKYFPETGEERYHSFLGVPIVDRREALGVLVVQTSRRRRFTRDEVRLMKAVAVPVGGLLTQLRLLESLESKEEERRGYQRRMLDAIKKLQAYERRQVPTGEAETATASRLVGVPAAPGFGIGRAHLLESEVSFASIPRRKPRSARKERERFHAAIAQSVQEIERMKARVQRSFPEIDAALFDVQQMMLTDTTFARRVERHISGGSSAEVALERVVTAMVDEFARLADPYMRERAVDVKDIGQRTLRNLLGVAERDRSFASAVVLIAEELTLSDILLIEPELLKGIVMGAGGATSHASILAKSLEIPTVVGVERLAEIHEGEHLIIDGNAGTIYVNPSGDVLREYGRLRNEYAAFNRELDSLRALPAVTRDGCRIMMGANIGLLGDLPLAHRHGADRIGLYRTEIAFLSHRDFLSEEDQVTLYDRIAEAAQGLPLTVRTLDLGADKYPPYLHIPEERNPFLGWRSIRVSLELASVFKTQLRAILRASPRGPLRIMLPMISSLEELRRSKELIDEAKAELRREGVAFDASIPVGMMVEVPSAVQLADRFIEEVDFFSIGTNDLIQYLLAVDRNNRKVASLYEPLHPAVLRAVASVVRVADAAGKPVSLCGEMAADPVCTLVLIGMGLRDLSMSAFFVPVIKRLIRSVDIAAAERVAAHALTLDTVREVKRCVFEQMRALDVIDLMETYH from the coding sequence ATGGAACGCGCACTAACCGAGGAGTCCAGCCGGCGGATCGATCCGCGCGGGCGGGGGCGGGGGCGAGGCCTGCTCCTGCTCGAGGCGATCGGCACCCTGATCGGCGATTCGGGCGATCTGCGGGGCACCCTCGAGCGCATCGTCGCGCTGGTCGCGGAGCGCCTGGACATGGAGGTCTGCTCGATCTACCGCTACGACGCCGAGGCGAAGCGGCTGCACATGGTGGTCACGCGCGGCCTCGATCCCGGCTCGGTGGCCGCCGTCAGCATGGGCATCGACGAAGGGCTCACCGGGTTCGCCATCCAGAAGGGCGAGCCGGTGATGGCGATCGATGCCCTGGCGCACCCGCGCTACAAGTACTTCCCGGAGACCGGCGAGGAGCGGTACCACTCGTTCCTCGGCGTGCCGATCGTCGACCGCCGCGAGGCGCTCGGGGTGCTGGTGGTGCAGACCTCGCGCCGGCGCCGGTTCACGCGCGATGAGGTGCGGCTCATGAAGGCGGTCGCGGTGCCGGTCGGCGGGCTGCTGACCCAGCTCCGCCTGCTGGAGAGCCTGGAGAGCAAGGAGGAGGAGCGGCGCGGCTACCAGCGGCGGATGCTCGACGCGATCAAGAAGCTGCAGGCCTACGAACGCCGCCAGGTGCCGACCGGCGAGGCGGAGACGGCCACCGCCTCGCGCCTGGTCGGCGTGCCGGCGGCGCCGGGTTTCGGCATCGGCCGCGCGCACCTGCTCGAGTCGGAGGTCAGTTTCGCCAGCATCCCGCGTCGCAAGCCGCGCTCGGCGCGCAAGGAGCGCGAGCGCTTCCACGCCGCGATCGCGCAGTCGGTGCAGGAGATCGAACGCATGAAGGCGCGCGTGCAGCGCTCCTTCCCGGAGATCGACGCGGCGCTGTTCGACGTCCAGCAGATGATGCTCACCGACACCACCTTCGCGCGCCGCGTCGAGCGCCACATCAGCGGCGGGTCGAGCGCCGAGGTGGCGCTCGAGCGGGTGGTGACGGCGATGGTGGACGAGTTCGCGCGCCTCGCCGACCCGTACATGCGCGAGCGCGCGGTCGACGTGAAGGACATCGGCCAGCGCACGCTGCGCAACCTGCTCGGCGTCGCCGAGCGCGACCGCTCGTTCGCCAGCGCCGTGGTGCTGATCGCCGAGGAGCTGACGCTGTCCGACATCCTGCTCATCGAACCGGAGCTGCTGAAGGGCATCGTCATGGGGGCCGGCGGCGCGACCTCGCACGCCTCCATCCTCGCCAAGTCGCTGGAGATCCCGACCGTCGTCGGCGTCGAGCGCCTGGCCGAGATCCACGAGGGCGAGCACCTGATCATCGACGGCAACGCCGGCACGATCTACGTCAATCCGAGCGGCGACGTCCTGCGCGAGTACGGGCGGTTGAGGAACGAGTACGCCGCCTTCAACCGCGAGCTCGACAGCCTGCGGGCGCTGCCGGCGGTCACCCGCGACGGCTGCCGGATCATGATGGGCGCCAACATCGGCCTGCTCGGCGACCTGCCGCTGGCGCACCGCCATGGCGCCGATCGCATCGGCCTCTACCGCACCGAGATCGCCTTCCTGAGCCACCGCGACTTCCTCAGCGAAGAGGACCAGGTGACGCTCTACGACCGCATCGCCGAGGCGGCGCAGGGCCTGCCGCTGACCGTGCGCACGCTCGACCTCGGCGCCGACAAGTACCCGCCCTACCTGCACATCCCCGAGGAGCGGAATCCGTTCCTCGGCTGGCGTTCGATCCGCGTCTCGCTCGAGCTGGCCTCGGTCTTCAAGACCCAGTTGCGCGCCATCCTGCGCGCCAGCCCGCGCGGCCCGCTGCGCATCATGCTGCCGATGATCTCGAGTCTCGAGGAGCTGCGTCGCAGCAAGGAGCTGATCGACGAGGCGAAGGCGGAGCTGCGGCGCGAGGGCGTGGCGTTCGATGCGAGCATCCCGGTCGGCATGATGGTCGAGGTGCCGTCGGCGGTGCAGTTGGCCGATCGCTTCATCGAGGAGGTCGACTTCTTCAGCATCGGCACCAACGACCTGATCCAGTACCTGCTGGCGGTCGATCGCAACAACCGCAAGGTCGCCTCGCTCTACGAGCCGCTGCACCCGGCGGTGCTGCGGGCCGTCGCCTCGGTGGTGCGGGTCGCCGACGCCGCCGGCAAGCCGGTGTCGCTGTGCGGCGAGATGGCGGCCGACCCGGTGTGCACGCTGGTGCTGATCGGCATGGGGCTGCGCGACCTCAGCATGAGCGCGTTCTTCGTGCCGGTGATCAAGCGGCTCATCCGCTCGGTGGACATCGCCGCCGCCGAACGCGTCGCCGCCCACGCCCTCACCCTCGACACCGTGCGGGAGGTCAAGCGCTGCGTCTTCGAGCAGATGCGCGCGCTCGACGTCATCGATCTGATGGAGACGTACCATTGA
- a CDS encoding response regulator — MHCVLAVDDEPANQRAVRRVLADDHEVLVASSAAEALEVLARAPVALVISDHRMPGMTGAAFLAETAARHPAVIRVVLTGYPEVELLLDAINRGHVYHFLTKPWQAHELCQVVRRGLDAWEAAAERGRLLDELRAACGRAEREAAQRARMLVLAAHELGTPVHLLLNALALLRERPLPPDTAPWFAIAERAADWLAAGAAQLHAGAIAGGARALVVRPQAVALRPLVDAAVAAIATASGRRLTLGASGAATAVADPHWVASALAALLTNAVRSTPDGGTVAVHLAAADDAVEIAVRDTGIGIAAEHLPHIFEPFSTAGGDLLLHSSGRWAFGARGLGIGLATVRAIAEAHGGRVAVESAVGQGSCFRLRLPAARG, encoded by the coding sequence ATGCACTGCGTCCTCGCGGTCGATGACGAGCCGGCGAACCAGCGGGCGGTGCGGCGGGTGTTGGCGGACGACCATGAGGTGCTGGTCGCGAGCAGCGCCGCCGAGGCGTTGGAGGTGCTGGCGCGGGCGCCGGTGGCCCTGGTGATCTCGGATCACCGCATGCCCGGCATGACGGGGGCCGCCTTTCTCGCCGAGACGGCGGCGCGGCATCCGGCGGTGATCCGCGTCGTGTTGACCGGCTATCCCGAGGTCGAGCTGCTGCTCGACGCCATCAACCGCGGCCACGTCTATCACTTCCTCACCAAGCCGTGGCAGGCGCACGAGCTGTGCCAGGTGGTGCGGCGCGGGCTCGACGCCTGGGAGGCCGCGGCGGAGCGCGGACGCCTGCTCGACGAGCTCCGCGCCGCCTGCGGGCGCGCCGAGCGCGAGGCGGCACAGCGGGCCCGGATGCTGGTGCTGGCGGCGCACGAGCTGGGGACGCCCGTCCACCTGCTGCTCAACGCCCTCGCGCTGCTGCGCGAGCGACCGCTCCCGCCGGACACGGCGCCGTGGTTCGCGATCGCGGAACGCGCCGCCGACTGGCTCGCCGCGGGCGCGGCGCAGTTGCACGCCGGCGCCATCGCCGGCGGCGCCCGGGCGCTGGTGGTACGGCCGCAGGCGGTGGCGCTGCGGCCGCTCGTCGACGCCGCCGTGGCGGCGATCGCCACCGCCAGCGGCCGTCGCCTGACCCTGGGCGCCAGCGGCGCGGCGACGGCGGTGGCCGATCCGCACTGGGTCGCGTCGGCGCTGGCGGCGCTGCTCACCAACGCCGTGCGCAGCACCCCCGACGGCGGCACCGTCGCCGTCCACCTGGCGGCCGCCGACGACGCGGTCGAGATCGCGGTGCGCGACACCGGCATCGGCATCGCCGCCGAGCACCTGCCGCACATCTTCGAGCCCTTCTCGACCGCCGGGGGCGATCTGCTGCTGCACAGCTCCGGGCGCTGGGCGTTTGGGGCGCGCGGGCTCGGGATCGGCCTGGCGACGGTGCGGGCGATCGCGGAGGCGCACGGCGGCCGCGTCGCGGTCGAGAGCGCGGTCGGTCAGGGCAGTTGCTTCCGCCTGCGGCTGCCAGCGGCGCGCGGCTAG
- a CDS encoding efflux RND transporter permease subunit has product MKLSQTCIERPVLSTVLSIVIVLFGAIALSRLANREYPDVDSPVVAVTTVLPGAAPEVIETSVTQPLEDQLIAIEGVRHLTSLSREQVSQITVEFELDRNVDEAANDVRDRVARARRKLPDDVEEPVVAKREADASPILWLALFGDHTSQLALSTLAETQIQDRLAKLPGVSEVIIAGERRYSMRVWIDNSRLTAHALTIADVAAALQRENVDIPSGRVESVDREFTLRTLGELSTAPDYGAVTIAVVDGAPVKLRDVARVEVGPQDERKLVRFNGKPAVGLGIVKQSKANTLDVAAAVKGELAAIRAILPEGVRIDTAFDTSIFIERSLRDVRESIFEAMALVVVVIFLFLRSLRATLIPSVAIPISLIGTFAVLYFVGASINTLTLMGLTLAIGLVVDDAIVVLENISRWVELGLPPMDAARRGMEEISFAVVAATVSTIAVFLPLAFLSDKTGLLFREFGITVATAVTISGFVALTLSPMLCARVLRHHAAEHGIKALLARGFDALAGGYARVLRATVARPLLPIAIGVAWVAAGGVLLQIVAREFIPMADRGGLRIFSRAPEGSTIDYTDRYQRAVEAQVLTYPEIDRAFSVVALGIGTPGLVNEAGIFANMTPWESRTRSQMAIVDELRGKLAVIGGIQAFPANLPALSNDAGVAPISLVLQGPDVTRLSRYADQIIARARAIPGLVNLQSDLLLNKPQIEVRIDRDRASDLGVSVREIARALQILFGGLDLTTFKLAGETYDVIAQLGRLDRSNPRDLYNVFVRGSGGALIPLASVVSVTETVAPRGLPHFDRFRSATIGAHLAQGLPLGTAIERIRAIADEVLPEGEGYRYTFAGESEDYFESGNALAFAYVLAVLVIYLVLAAQFESFVHPLTILVAVALSFTGALVSLQMTGATLNLFSEIGLVMLVGLVTKNSILIVEFANQLRAQGLTLVEATLEAARTRFRPILMTALATIVGIIPIALGSGAGGEARAPLGIAVAGGMLFSTILTFLIVPATYVAIERLRARPTRATALADAT; this is encoded by the coding sequence GTGAAGCTCTCGCAGACGTGCATCGAGCGACCGGTCCTCTCGACCGTCCTGTCGATCGTGATCGTCCTGTTCGGGGCGATCGCGCTCTCGCGCCTGGCCAACCGCGAATACCCGGACGTCGATTCGCCGGTGGTCGCGGTGACCACGGTGCTGCCCGGCGCCGCGCCGGAGGTGATCGAGACCTCGGTCACCCAGCCGCTCGAGGATCAGCTCATCGCCATCGAAGGCGTGCGCCACCTCACCTCGCTCAGCCGCGAGCAGGTGTCGCAGATCACGGTCGAGTTCGAGCTCGACCGCAACGTCGACGAGGCCGCCAACGACGTGCGCGACCGCGTCGCCCGGGCGCGCAGGAAGCTGCCCGACGACGTCGAGGAGCCGGTGGTCGCCAAGCGCGAGGCCGACGCCAGCCCCATCCTCTGGCTGGCGCTCTTCGGCGACCACACCTCGCAGCTCGCGCTCTCGACGCTCGCCGAGACGCAGATCCAGGATCGCCTCGCCAAGCTGCCCGGGGTCTCCGAGGTGATCATCGCCGGCGAGCGGCGCTATTCGATGCGGGTGTGGATCGACAACTCGCGCCTCACGGCGCACGCCCTGACCATCGCCGACGTCGCCGCCGCGCTGCAGCGCGAGAACGTCGACATCCCCTCCGGCCGCGTCGAGAGCGTCGACCGCGAGTTCACCCTGCGGACCCTCGGCGAGCTGTCGACCGCGCCCGACTACGGGGCGGTGACGATTGCCGTCGTCGACGGCGCGCCGGTGAAGCTGCGCGACGTCGCCCGGGTCGAGGTCGGTCCCCAGGATGAGCGCAAGCTGGTGCGTTTCAATGGCAAGCCGGCGGTGGGCCTCGGCATCGTCAAACAGTCGAAGGCCAACACCCTCGACGTCGCGGCCGCGGTGAAGGGCGAGCTCGCCGCGATCCGCGCCATCCTGCCGGAGGGCGTGCGCATCGACACCGCGTTCGACACCTCGATCTTCATCGAGCGCTCGCTGCGCGACGTCCGCGAGTCGATCTTCGAGGCGATGGCGCTGGTGGTCGTCGTCATCTTCCTCTTCCTGCGCTCGCTGCGCGCGACGCTCATCCCGTCGGTGGCGATTCCGATCTCGCTGATCGGCACCTTCGCCGTCCTCTACTTCGTCGGCGCGTCGATCAACACGCTCACGCTGATGGGTCTGACGCTCGCCATCGGCCTGGTCGTCGACGACGCGATCGTCGTGCTCGAGAACATCAGCCGCTGGGTCGAGCTCGGGCTGCCGCCGATGGACGCGGCACGCCGCGGCATGGAGGAGATCTCGTTCGCGGTGGTCGCGGCGACGGTGTCGACGATCGCCGTGTTCCTGCCGCTGGCATTCCTCAGCGACAAGACCGGGCTGTTGTTCCGCGAGTTCGGCATCACGGTCGCCACCGCGGTGACGATCTCCGGCTTCGTCGCGCTCACCCTGTCGCCCATGCTCTGCGCCCGCGTGCTGCGTCACCACGCCGCCGAGCACGGCATCAAGGCGCTGCTGGCGCGCGGCTTCGACGCCCTGGCCGGGGGCTATGCCCGGGTGCTCCGGGCGACGGTCGCCCGGCCGCTGCTGCCGATCGCCATCGGCGTCGCCTGGGTGGCCGCCGGCGGCGTCCTCCTCCAGATCGTGGCGCGCGAGTTCATCCCGATGGCCGATCGCGGCGGCCTGCGCATCTTCTCGCGCGCCCCGGAGGGCAGCACGATCGACTACACCGATCGCTACCAGCGCGCCGTCGAGGCGCAGGTGCTCACCTATCCGGAGATCGACCGCGCCTTCTCCGTCGTCGCCCTGGGCATCGGCACCCCCGGCCTGGTGAACGAAGCCGGGATCTTCGCCAACATGACGCCGTGGGAGTCGCGCACGCGCTCGCAGATGGCGATCGTCGACGAGCTGCGCGGCAAGCTGGCGGTCATCGGCGGCATCCAGGCGTTTCCCGCGAACCTGCCGGCGCTCAGCAACGACGCCGGGGTCGCGCCCATCTCGCTGGTGCTGCAGGGGCCGGACGTGACACGCCTGTCGCGCTACGCCGACCAGATCATCGCCAGGGCGCGCGCCATTCCCGGGTTGGTGAACCTGCAGAGCGACCTGTTGCTCAACAAGCCGCAGATCGAGGTGCGCATCGACCGCGACCGGGCCAGCGACCTCGGCGTGTCGGTGCGCGAGATCGCCCGCGCGCTGCAGATTCTCTTCGGCGGTCTCGACCTGACGACGTTCAAGCTCGCGGGCGAGACCTACGACGTCATCGCCCAGCTCGGCCGGCTGGACCGCTCCAACCCGCGCGATCTGTACAACGTGTTCGTGCGCGGCAGCGGCGGGGCGCTCATCCCGCTCGCCTCGGTGGTGTCGGTGACGGAGACCGTGGCGCCGCGCGGACTGCCGCACTTCGATCGCTTCCGCTCCGCCACCATCGGCGCCCATCTGGCGCAGGGCCTGCCGCTCGGCACCGCCATCGAGCGCATCCGCGCCATCGCCGACGAGGTGCTGCCCGAGGGCGAGGGGTACCGCTACACCTTCGCCGGCGAGTCGGAGGACTACTTCGAGTCGGGCAACGCGCTCGCGTTCGCCTACGTCCTCGCGGTGCTCGTGATCTACCTGGTGCTGGCGGCGCAGTTCGAGAGCTTCGTCCACCCGTTGACGATCCTGGTGGCGGTGGCCCTGTCGTTCACCGGCGCCCTGGTGTCGCTGCAGATGACCGGCGCGACGCTGAACCTGTTCAGCGAGATCGGGCTGGTGATGCTGGTCGGGCTGGTCACCAAGAACTCCATTCTCATCGTCGAGTTCGCCAACCAGTTGCGCGCCCAGGGGCTGACGCTGGTCGAGGCGACCCTCGAGGCCGCGCGGACGCGCTTCCGCCCCATTCTGATGACCGCCCTGGCGACCATCGTCGGCATCATTCCCATCGCCCTCGGCTCCGGCGCCGGCGGCGAGGCCCGCGCGCCGCTCGGCATCGCCGTCGCCGGCGGCATGCTCTTCTCGACCATCCTGACCTTCCTGATCGTGCCGGCCACGTACGTCGCCATCGAGCGCCTGCGCGCCCGCCCCACCCGCGCCACCGCCCTCGCCGACGCCACGTAG
- a CDS encoding ATP-dependent DNA helicase RecQ — protein MNRTPDDGSAPVAETTGPDAARSDTPQRSGHRRRRRRRRSDGQRAAEARETLGPVEQAARRLGITRLYPEQEQVIHNALAGTDSLVVLPTGFGKSACYQIPSMIMPKPVVVISPLLALLRDQHEKLLKRRIPCVRLDGTVRGKARREALDTIARGGSLLVMTTPETLGSEEGRQALRASGVSLAAVDEAHCISEWGHDFRPAYLQIGERLRQLGGPPILALTATATTNVREDIVRFLGLRSHAVVAGSPHRANLAFEVLHSRGDARLRALIRFARRLRRPGIIYCTTTREVDNVYAAMQMLRIPAHRYHGKMAAGERDHQQEMYMKAGRRTVMVATSAFGLGIDKPDIRYIVHYQSPASLEQYVQEAGRAGRDGQKANCILLYDEDDRAIHEALLQKSRVRPDQLYKLGRALAAWAAENRTPQLEALALSAGQGPRITGALLAVLEEAGLVSLAEDGAIHILEPAESVEERSRSLAGQFETLRTQDGRRMDSISEYALTSECRAVLLRRYFGEQDGTPCGLCDICRGRPERPSSFWEPIAQPERKKKKRKRSNRKRNKKKGGAAVTPDVLTAPLESIDHGAEALLPIDELPLPLDD, from the coding sequence GAGCAGGCGGCGCGCCGCCTCGGCATCACCCGCCTGTATCCCGAGCAGGAGCAGGTGATCCACAACGCGCTCGCCGGCACCGACTCGCTGGTGGTGCTGCCGACCGGCTTCGGCAAGTCGGCCTGCTACCAGATTCCATCGATGATCATGCCGAAGCCGGTGGTGGTCATCTCGCCGCTGCTGGCGCTGTTGCGCGATCAGCACGAGAAGCTGCTCAAGCGGCGCATCCCGTGCGTCCGACTCGACGGCACGGTGCGCGGCAAGGCGCGGCGCGAAGCGCTCGACACGATCGCCCGCGGCGGCTCGCTGCTGGTGATGACGACGCCGGAAACGCTCGGCTCGGAGGAGGGGCGGCAGGCGCTGCGGGCCTCGGGGGTGAGCCTGGCGGCGGTCGACGAGGCGCACTGCATCTCGGAGTGGGGCCACGACTTCCGCCCCGCCTATCTGCAGATCGGCGAACGCCTGCGGCAGCTCGGTGGGCCGCCGATCCTGGCCCTCACCGCGACGGCGACCACCAACGTTCGCGAGGACATCGTCCGCTTCCTCGGCCTGCGCAGCCACGCCGTGGTCGCCGGCTCGCCGCATCGCGCCAACCTGGCGTTCGAGGTGCTGCACAGCCGCGGCGACGCCCGCCTGCGGGCGCTGATCCGCTTCGCGCGCCGCCTGCGCCGTCCGGGCATCATCTACTGCACGACGACGCGCGAGGTGGACAACGTCTATGCGGCGATGCAGATGCTGCGCATTCCCGCCCATCGCTACCACGGCAAGATGGCGGCGGGAGAGCGCGATCATCAGCAGGAGATGTACATGAAGGCCGGCCGGCGCACCGTCATGGTCGCCACCAGCGCCTTCGGCCTCGGCATCGACAAGCCGGACATCCGCTACATCGTTCACTACCAGTCGCCGGCGTCGCTCGAGCAGTACGTGCAGGAGGCCGGCCGCGCCGGCCGCGACGGGCAAAAGGCGAACTGCATCCTGCTCTACGACGAGGACGACCGCGCCATCCACGAGGCGTTGCTGCAGAAGAGCCGCGTGCGTCCCGACCAGTTGTACAAGCTCGGGCGCGCGCTGGCGGCGTGGGCCGCGGAGAACCGCACGCCGCAGCTCGAGGCCCTGGCGCTGTCGGCGGGGCAGGGGCCGCGCATCACCGGCGCGCTGCTGGCGGTGCTCGAGGAGGCCGGGCTGGTGTCGCTGGCCGAGGACGGCGCGATCCACATTCTCGAGCCGGCGGAGTCGGTCGAGGAACGCTCGCGCAGCCTCGCCGGCCAGTTCGAGACCCTGCGCACCCAGGACGGGCGGCGCATGGACTCGATCTCCGAGTACGCTCTGACCAGCGAGTGCCGCGCCGTCCTGTTGCGCCGCTACTTCGGCGAGCAGGATGGCACGCCCTGCGGCCTCTGCGACATCTGCCGCGGTCGGCCGGAGCGGCCGTCGAGCTTCTGGGAGCCGATCGCCCAGCCGGAGCGCAAGAAGAAGAAGCGCAAGCGCTCGAACCGCAAGCGCAACAAGAAGAAGGGCGGGGCGGCGGTGACGCCCGACGTGCTGACCGCGCCGCTCGAGTCGATCGATCACGGCGCCGAGGCGCTGCTGCCGATCGACGAGTTGCCGCTGCCGCTCGACGACTGA
- a CDS encoding DUF493 domain-containing protein: MSDDSLQVFPGEYVFKIFGRQSPTFVERVSAIVSATFGALPAEAVTVRASSGQRYLSVTITVWVDHRRQLEAVYGELKAEREVLLYI; this comes from the coding sequence ATGAGCGACGACTCGTTGCAGGTCTTTCCCGGCGAGTACGTGTTCAAGATCTTCGGCCGGCAGTCGCCGACGTTCGTGGAGCGGGTCTCCGCCATCGTCTCGGCGACGTTCGGCGCCCTCCCTGCCGAGGCGGTGACGGTGCGCGCCTCGAGCGGCCAGCGCTACCTCAGCGTCACCATCACGGTCTGGGTCGACCACCGCCGCCAGCTCGAGGCGGTCTACGGCGAGCTGAAGGCGGAGCGGGAAGTGCTGCTCTACATCTGA